In Yarrowia lipolytica chromosome 1F, complete sequence, a genomic segment contains:
- a CDS encoding uncharacterized protein (Compare to YALI0F22055g, similar to uniprot|P40487 Saccharomyces cerevisiae YIL103w, similar to Saccharomyces cerevisiae DPH1 (YIL103W); ancestral locus Anc_2.272), with product MSCSASGECKSTTATPVAPCDPDTCKKSTSTQPRKRFVGRANGSGPSASTSLVKNTTRRPRIINQIPDEILNDEELNEVIATTLPKNYNFEIHKSIWHIRKNNCKKIALQMPEGLLIYACIISDIIEQFCGPDISTVVMGDVTYGACCVDDFSAIALGCDFLIHYAHSCLVPIDSIKIKVLYVFVTIEIDTDHVVKSFKKNFETGTRMAMVGTIQFNPTIHTLKDRLLNEAGIVCTAPQIMPLSKGEVLGCTSANMSTEDYDMIMYIGDGRFHLESAMIHNPDIPAYRYDPYSRKLTREYFDQVEMVSVRKRAIQTAKNAKTIGLILGTLGRQGNTATLDMLQEKLNSKGYETHIVLLSEIFPAKLALFDGVDAWVQVACPRLSIDWGYAFPKPLLTPYEAMVMMDEDTLEGNDYPMDYYGKEGYGRGKQPRAKKEIAI from the coding sequence ATGTCGTGTTCAGCATCTGGTGAGTGTAAGAGTACGACTGCCACCCCGGTAGCTCCCTGTGACCCCGATACATGCAAAAAATCAACTTCCACACAGCCCCGAAAGCGTTTTGTGGGCCGTGCTAACGGCTCAGGGCCCTCTGCATCCACTTCTCTCGTCAAGAACACCACCAGACGTCCACGAATCATTAACCAGATTCCCGACGAGATTCTGAACGATGAGGAGCTCAATGAAGTGATTGCAACGACGCTGCCCAAAAACTACAACTTTGAGATCCACAAGAGTATTTGGCACATCCGAAAGAACAACTGCAAGAAGATTGCCCTTCAGATGCCCGAGGGTCTTCTCATTTACGCCTGCATCATTTCCGATATTATTGAGCAGTTCTGTGGACCCGATATTAGTACAGTTGTCATGGGAGATGTGACTTATGGTGCATGCTGCGTTGATGACTTCTCAGCTATCGCCCTGGGATGTGACTTCCTGATTCATTATGCACACTCCTGTCTGGTTCCCATCGACTCCATCAAAATCAAGGTCCTTTATGTCTTTGTCACCATCGAGATTGATACTGACCATGTCGTTAAGTCGTTCAAGAAGAATTTCGAGACTGGAACTCGCATGGCCATGGTGGGAACCATCCAGTTCAACCCTACCATCCACACACTCAAGGATCGACTCCTAAACGAAGCTGGAATCGTATGCACTGCTCCTCAGATCATGCCTCTGTCGAAAGGTGAGGTTCTGGGATGCACTTCTGCAAACATGTCTACTGAAGATTACGATATGATTATGTACATCGGAGACGGACGGTTCCATCTCGAGTCAGCCATGATCCACAACCCCGACATACCTGCATACAGATACGATCCCTACTCAAGAAAGCTCACTAGGGAGTACTTTGACCAGGTTGAGATGGTCAGCGTGCGAAAACGCGCCATCCAGACAGCCAAGAACGCCAAGACCATAGGACTCATTCTGGGGACCCTGGGACGACAGGGAAACACTGCTACTCTGGATATGCtgcaggagaagctcaactCTAAGGGCTATGAGACACACATTGTTCTTCTGAGTGAGATCTTCCCAGCTAAGCTGGCCTTATTCGACGGTGTTGACGCGTGGGTGCAGGTTGCGTGCCCCCGTCTTTCTATTGATTGGGGCTACGCATTCCCTAAACCTCTGCTGACTCCCTACGAGGCGATGGTTATGATGGACGAGGACACTTTAGAGGGTAACGACTACCCCATGGATTACTATGGAAAGGAGGGATATGGACGAGGTAAGCAGCCTCGAgcaaagaaggagattgccatTTAG
- a CDS encoding uncharacterized protein (Compare to YALI0F22077g, similar to Saccharomyces cerevisiae SHQ1 (YIL104C); ancestral locus Anc_2.271, some similarities with uniprot|O43076 Schizosaccharomyces pombe Hypothetical 52.4 kDa protein) — MITPDFTVDQDEDFVFVNIKAPHIRVANIEIVVDGELFVFSLAPYYLRLRFPGRLLDEDEEEVEMVKKQISDANLDKKTLGPGDPKSDDNSTDKKEATLIEEVSTKPLIEEITETKKESEPNAKKRNYDEMATSTLVEEVRPSKFLLEENTSQPLVEEVEQVKVKPLVEEVGGGGLLIEDITEKTDGDEAVTKIDIKRRPKVTKATATYDLGSSTIKCRIPKEESGMWKDIDMIGKLLARQNETQVMDDLRKTVIEELDGNDNETEPTELQEADAFDWEIKQEIPKLGEDSHVRYGWQGGYNGAVGVSVAKGNDVNEIVDPEMNGVDEEARKELRTDIEQSRFNPGYYLSDLLENDMVPEYLHYELPKEFWKENKSDMLLSGEENRVLSEIMSKSRSKSAYKNISDPKKAYIGLLNLLFSFFYDIRTTFNDHTVESPWTIGKLTPQFASLDDSFYTVSEAVIASSRRALTYPLVRSFGLVLEIWKDVSKVIKSGKRAILKVLLELYKLFSVHDLYYVYADIWLKDYIGWIQYASDKVLDSLAEELDKFVLTKEMLGFDLEEWERKAEEGEIEPETGESEEQQR, encoded by the coding sequence ATGATCACTCCCGACTTTACTGTGGATCAGGACGAGGACTTTGTGTTCGTGAACATCAAGGCACCCCATATTCGTGTCGCCAACATCGAGATTGTGGTGGATGGCGAGCTCTTCGTGTTCTCGTTAGCACCCTATTATCTGCGGTTGCGATTTCCTGGTCGACTTTTggacgaagatgaggaggaggtagAGATGGTAAAGAAGCAGATCAGCGATGCCAATCTCGATAAAAAAACATTGGGTCCAGGTGATCCGAAATCAGACGACAATTCgaccgacaagaaggaggctaCTCTGATTGAAGAGGTGTCGACCAAGCCTCTGATAGAAGAGATCACAGAGACTAAGAAGGAATCGGAACCTaacgccaagaagcgaaacTACGACGAGATGGCCACGTCGACTTTGGTGGAAGAGGTTCGGCCCAGCAAGTTCCTTCTGGAAGAGAACACCTCTCAGCCTCTagttgaggaggtggagcagGTCAAGGTCAAGCCTCTGGTTGAGGAAGTTGGCGGTGGAGGGCTGCTAATTGAGGACATCACCGAGAAGACGGACGGCGACGAGGCTGTCACTAAAATCGACATCAAGAGGCGTCCAAAGGTGACCAAGGCTACTGCTACATACGATCTGGGAAGCTCTACCATCAAATGTCGAatccccaaggaggaatCTGGTATGTGGAAGGACATTGATATGATTGGAAAGCTTCTGGCTCGTCAGAATGAGACCCAAGTGATGGACGATCTTCGAAAAACTGTCATTGAGGAGCTGGATGGAAATGACAACGAGACTGAGCCTacagagctccaggaggCTGATGCATTTGACTGGGAGATCAAACAGGAAATCCCGAAGCTGGGTGAAGACAGCCACGTTCGATACGGCTGGCAGGGAGGATACAACGGTGCTGTGGGTGTCAGTGTGGCTAAGGGTAACGATGTTAACGAGATCGTTGATCCTGAGATGAACGGAgtcgacgaggaggctAGAAAGGAGCTGAGAACAGACATTGAACAGTCACGTTTTAACCCAGGCTACTATCTATCCGATCTGCTTGAGAACGATATGGTCCCCGAGTATCTTCATTACGAGCTTCCTAAGGAATTTTGGAAAGAGAACAAGAGCGACATGTTATTGTCAGGCGAAGAGAATCGTGTTCTGAGCGAGATTATGTCAAAATCTCGGTCGAAATCAGCGTACAAGAACATTTCCGATCCTAAAAAGGCCTACATTGGACTGTTAAACCTTctgttctccttcttttaCGACATTCGAACCACATTCAACGATCATACTGTCGAATCCCCATGGACGATTGGTAAGTTGACTCCTCAGTTTGCCTCTTTGGATGATTCTTTCTACACCGTCTCTGAAGCTGTGATTGCGAGCAGTAGACGTGCGCTCACGTATCCCCTGGTGCGAAGTTTCGGACTGGTTCTTGAGATCTGGAAGGATGTTTCCAAGGTGATCAAGTCTGGCAAGCGGGCTATTCTCAAGgtgcttctggagctgtaCAAGCTCTTCTCAGTGCACGACCTCTATTATGTTTATGCTGACATCTGGCTTAAGGACTACATTGGATGGATCCAGTATGCCAGCGACAAGGTGTTGGATTCGCTGGCCGAGGAGTTGGACAAGTTTGTTTTGACGAAGGAGATGCTTGGGTTTGATttggaggagtgggagCGGAAGGCTGAAGAGGGCGAAATTGAGCCTGAAACAGGTGAGTCtgaagagcagcagcggtAG
- a CDS encoding uncharacterized protein (Compare to YALI0F22099g, similar to Saccharomyces cerevisiae BOP3 (YNL042W); ancestral locus Anc_2.270, no similarity), translating to MAATVDEPHVFQMSDWSARQGARSAEASGPASSVASDQPTTTSAPSLAPPSALSATATTATTPTATSATPSSAATSDVKPEPTHPPSPTSSQLHPPHMPGDSSSATTAAPAGGPAGGPAAAPAPEAPSAALLLQQELSRTEYYRMERAQRSLQLFDQAVKYNVPPALIPLLFTQNDAASASTHITTELDKLAQDAPMSLTSYSALVQAAAAAAANVLTQSASIPVAAQAPPNTYPSTHSTPSHSGTPGVSISAQAGAIAAAAAQGVVPGTPQRQQQQQQPLHESARLMSPLHKDSRMSFRHHQRNLSMPSKPTDYGSQSPRRFQFGPVHPMQHMQQPPQPQLHPSPPIYSNSPHAQAATHTSPVRGPVGPWPYYAPGVAAGTPGAGTPGVVGTPVGPPGAPSGMPGTPSGAAAGSPPSSPQPVAPPSQSMHHIIQFHHWQPTRTPSNTKKEKEQKEKQERERRGGDRKDKDRERDDEEESGGGRKRRRSDAAGASARAEATAPEREREREREREKEREREREQRGAERSARGSRGSDASSNADAAESASSSSTTAIANAASLSNRRKTHTRHRSETSIRSDSFNRSLNYFQSGGGGTAGGTGSELSSLSIPEYPYKTDAVSSERTTPNPQAKSHKHGVDFMIDKEK from the coding sequence ATGGCAGCTACCGTGGACGAGCCACATGTGTTTCAGATGTCCGACTGGTCAGCGCGTCAAGGGGCACGATCAGCAGAAGCCAGCGGGCCAGCATCCAGCGTCGCCTCCGACCAGCCAACCACAACGAGTGCTCCGTCTCTAGCCCCACCAAGTGCACTAAGTGCGACCGCTACTACAGCCACTACACCCACGGCCACGTCCGCCACGCCATCCTCCGCGGCCACCTCAGATGTAAAGCCCGAACCGACCCATCCACCATCGCCAACGTCTTCACAACTCCACCCACCACACATGCCGGGTGACTCTTCCTCCGCCACCACCgcagcaccagcaggaGGCCCAGCAGGAGGCCCAGCAGCGGCTCCAGCTCCCGAAGCTCCCTCGGCGGCGCTGTTACTGCAGCAGGAGCTGTCGCGCACCGAATACTACCGCATGGAACGCGCCCAACGCTCGCTGCAACTATTCGACCAGGCTGTAAAGTACAACGTCCCCCCAGCACTGATACCCCTTCTGTTTACGCAAAACGATGCAGCCTCCGCCTCGACCCACATAACGACTGAGCTTGACAAACTTGCCCAGGATGCGCCCATGTCGCTGACCTCATACTCGGCTCTCGTCCAGGCCGCCgccgcagcagcagcaaacGTGCTTACCCAGTCAGCCTCTATTCCTGTGGCCGCTCAAGCGCCCCCCAATACATACCCTTCCACTCACTCGACCCCCAGCCACAGCGGTACTCCCGGCGTGTCTATATCTGCGCAGGCAGGCGCAATCGCCGCTGCCGCTGCGCAGGGAGTGGTTCCCGGAACTCCACAGagacaacaacagcaacaacagccgcTCCACGAATCAGCTCGCCTTATGTCTCCGCTGCACAAGGACTCGCGTATGTCCTTCCGCCATCACCAGCGCAACCTCAGCATGCCGTCTAAGCCCACTGATTACGGCTCCCAATCGCCCCGACGCTTCCAGTTTGGTCCGGTGCATCCCATGCAGCACATGCAGCAGCCGCCGCAGCCACAACTGCACCCGTCCCCGCCCATATACTCCAACTCGCCCCACGCCCAGGCCGCAACGCATACCTCTCCCGTTAGAGGCCCTGTCGGACCCTGGCCGTACTATGCTCCTGGTGTAGCGGCAGGTACACCCGGAGCAGGTACTCCTGGCGTCGTTGGAACTCCTGTGGGACCCCCAGGTGCTCCTTCTGGCATGCCAGGCACACCTAGTGGAGCCGCCGCTGGATCGCCTCCATCTTCGCCACAGCCGGTCGCTCCACCGTCTCAATCCATGCATCACATCATCCAGTTCCACCACTGGCAGCCGACGCGTACGCCGTCTaacaccaagaaggaaaaggagcagaaggagaaacaggagagagaaagacgGGGAGGAGATCGCAAGGATAAAGATCGCGAAAGagacgatgaggaggaaagCGGAGGAGGTCGAAAGCGACGCCGAAGTGACGCAGCAGGCGCATCTGCCCGAGCTGAAGCCACGGCCCCCgaacgagaacgagaacgagagagggagagagagaaggagagagagagggaaaGAGAGCAGCGTGGAGCCGAGCGGTCTGCTCGGGGAAGTCGGGGTAGTGATGCGTCCAGTAATGCAGACGCCGCTGAATCAGCCTCATCTTCATCTACCACGGCCATTGCCAACGCAGCATCTCTTTCCAATCGCCGAAAAACACACACGCGACATCGCTCGGAAACATCAATCCGGAGCGATTCCTTCAACCGCTCATTAAACTACTTCCAGAGTGGCGGCGGCGGTACGGCTGGAGGAACTGGCAGCGAGCTGTCGTCGTTGAGTATCCCGGAATACCCTTACAAAACGGACGCTGTTTCGTCCGAAAGAACCACGCCCAACCCCCAGGCAAAAAGCCACAAACATGGCGTGGATTTTATGattgacaaggagaagtaA